aatagaCTCCACTTCTAAAATTTCGTGCATCTTTTGCAATTCAATGCATTGTGATCCACAGACAACCTTGGTAACTAAGGAAAAGAAACGGACCAAACAAGAAGaagtaaataaacaaatagCAGCGACATaaacagaaaaacaatgatATCAACAAGGATCACGCTACCGTTTGAATGCATTCACTCTCCCTTCCATTTATCTTATGTACTTCCTTTAAGCACAATCAGAACAGCCCAATATCGATACTAATATATATGTCAATATGTTATGATCACAATTCACAACCCACCCAGAGGATCGCATTTAACAAACCAAAATTCATTATCTAcgaattaaataaaaaatagagaggaaaaaaaaaaaaaaaagtgatactGACGTTGGCTAAACTAATACAAACAGAAACAACCAAAAATCATGAGCAAACAACAACCCATCATCCTCAGACCAAAACCATAACTACCCACCATCCAAAAAGAGCAGTTACAACAGAAAAGCCAACATGAACCTCTTAAATGAATGATGACAAACGGAACATCGGCACGCTGAGCACACAAATCCCAGATTCAAGAGCCCGTCGAAGCATTGAATCAAACAGCTAAACCTCAACTCAACACcacccaaacaaaacaaaacaaaacaagacaccCTCAATACTTACAGAGTCTGCTTTCTTCTATATGAACTCTGGCTATAGGCTAATATTAGCAAACAAACGTATCTGAGTCTGGGTTTCCTTGCTCCTTTTCAAAGATGAACCTACAGGCTACAGCCAATAAACAAGAAAAGGGACAAAGATAGATTCCCAGAATCTTCGCTTTTATCGTTGATTCATTCTCAAAAAATAGAATGTAATAAAAAATGGGAACtcgataaatttttatgagagGTGAATATAGGGAGGCCGACGTTTACGAGGCGCCACACCCAAGATTTGCTACAGACACATCCTAAAACTTCGCGCcatcctctttctctttttgcagccgcaccctctctctcttctttcttgtctttgttATTAACgtttcctactttttttttaatctttgacTTTGATTAATCAAGCTGATGTGGAATTTTTAGTTTtgacaaacaaaacaaaatcttgataCCAAAATGGAGAGGAGCGTGTTCTAAGATTTATATCAGGATTTATTATTCTTATAATAtgatcaataattaaaataataaatattgataaGATAATATctcaatcatttaatttaaaaacaatgattaagattaaaaaaaattatttgacaaTCATAATCCTTCTTATTCATGTTCATTATGAGTTAATATATTTGTTAGgggaatgctaggtgttctcgtgatgtttttcttgtgttttccAAGAACtatattgatattattttattttagataagttatttttaaataaataatttatggTTTACAATATCAACATACATTCTAGAGATTCTATATTTCTATATGCCTCTATCTTTCATCCATTTATATAAATAAgacctacaaattcaatgataaatttgtaaaaaaatatataaaaaagaaaaggaaatgcaATAGAGATATACATCTCAATTGAATGTAACAAAGACATACAAACTTGATAAatataatgaattaaaaaataaaaacttttagaGAGGACAAAATTAAGATGAACATTTGAattattaaaactttaaaataacgactaattattttttgtaaaaataacgCTGACTAATTGTTATAGGAACTGCGCCTACTAATATGGATTGAAATTTCCTTCAATTACTTAAAATCGGAGATTCGGGGTCAACcggccaaaaaaatatattcatggTGGTTTATGAGCCACGGGACTGTAATCTTCAAAAAGTGATCATAGCCACTCAAATCGTCCAAAAAGTATTGGAAAACCAGACTCGTGTCGTGGGCTTCTTTCTTAGCTTTCTATGACTATTTAGTCTATTTTGTAGTTGTTATTTGGTTGGTCAAAAAAGACAGGAAGAATATAAAGCAGGGAAATTACCTAGAAAGtctcttaattaataatttttctctACTAATTAATAAGgatgtgattttattttttatttttttcaaaaattgataattaaatgTATGAGTTTTGGCTtcatgacaaataaaaaaaatcttttatctCATATTTTCAATCATCGTGTTAACgtcaaatcaataaaaaatgtattatatgtatccaaattttattcaaaataaattgaaataaaattttctaattcAATTAATAAAACTGTACGTGATTTTTGAACATATAAAaaggtatatattttttaataaatctattaaaaaattcataattcttacctaataattaaaaaattatatgttttcaCATGCATTAtagtgttgattttattttttatttttttcaaaaattgataattaaatgTATGAGTTTTGGCTtcatgacaaataaaaaaaatcttttatctCATATTTTCAATCATCGTGTTAACgtcaaatcaataaaaaatgtattatatgtatccaaattttattcaaaataaatgcatgaaattttcataattcaattaatttttttttttttgaacatataaaaaagtatatattttttaataaatctattaaaaaatacataattcttacccactaattaaaaaattatatgttttcaCATGCATTATAGTGTTATATattaagtaaaatattttatcgAAAGAAAGTTACAtccgtctatatatatatatgggccgTGATACGAAGAATGCCGGcatgcatgactgttcatgcacgccatgcttttttttttttttaataattataataataaaatattatattttattattttaaaatatcaaatcaccCCGGCATTCATCACACCGGGCATGATGTTTAACCTCACATATAACACTCGTCAAAAGAGTATTAATTGAGCCAAGTGGGAGGTGGCCCCAACATCACTCCCTCCACAGAAGAAAAGATGAGCTTTTAGATTGAGGAATCCAATTTGTTCTCTCATTCAATTGTCCATGCTGGAAATCGATTGCAAGAACCCCAAGCAGAAGGGGGCctgcatctttcttttttgtttttgcttcaaTTATTCCAAGAAGGCTCCAAGAAATTGCTCCTCTAGTATGCCATAAtatgcaataaaacaaaatatgcacaattaattaatgatttatatttattttaagcaaaatggAGAAGATTCTGGTATATTTTAAACACAGTATCACGTCATTTAAATGAGGTGAtaatatatacaccattaaatatgtGAATCATCATGTCATAATTGTCGAGTtttgtaattttagttttggtAGTAAAGAATCATAGCAAACCTGAAAATTGATTTGTTCTGCTAGCTACATAAGATCAACCTAGTTTTCTAAGACGGTGAAGAATTGGTTCTGCGATTTTTGGAAGAAAGATAgaataaatgttaaaaaatatatttttatcttacgaTGATGTGGCGGTTCTTACTAGTTACTAATTATTgaattagtcattgttaaaaaagaagTCAAATATTAGTTGAAACTAATACATTAACATTATAGAACAATTATAAGATAGAAAAGTGATTTTTTagcattatttaaaaataaaagaagagagagagattatgagGTGGGTCTTTCTccaataaaacaagaaaacgaAAAGTATAAGTTAACCTAGATAAAGAAAATGCCGTCATTCTTTTGATGTACCTCCCATTTTGGAAGTACCTCTATCATCTTTGAAGGTGATTCTCGTACTACCATTCTCACTGTCAACTCTTCTTATGTTTCGAATTGGGCTTCTCATCTTAGCCGACATAAGACAacaacttctttctttttagaaTTGGATTGCATTGAAGACATCAAGATGTGCAAATTACTATGCACAACATGTTAACAAATGGATTGCTTCGAACCGTGTGTTTAAAAACATTCCCTTTTTAACAAATCCAAGATTTAGCACTTAAAGCATAAATGATTAATGTAGTGGCTATTCGAAATGGATTGGGCATATGATGTCTTCCATGTAGTCGATTTAGTCAGGAATGAAAccaaaattttgttattaagagaggttaaaatataattatggggtcaaatttaatttcttattaataGTGGGATGTTTTTGAGAGAGACTTAATCTGATAAAATGATTGAGATTtgaaacaatttatttaataaaatatgggaaaacttcactaaagactcctgaacttccacccgatttgaTAAACCCCTCTAAACattaaaatctttcaatttagtttcatgaactttcaattgctctcaatttagaTCCCTcggttagattttaaacgttacatgacgtttatacccttgacttttgtataaaatttaaacttccaaaacttttttttttacttaaaaaaaaaaaaaaagtcagggatattttggtatttttttgtatttttaatagctAAAATTGACGAAgggatccaaattgagagcaattgaaagtttaggggactaaattgagagattttgaagtttatggggggtatttcaaaacgggtgaaagtttatgggtccttagtgaagttttcccaacaaaatatattaacaagTTGAACATATCACCATTCATTGAGCACAAcacaaaaggaggaaaaaaaaatagggtaaaAAGTTCACTTAACTCCCTAAAACTATCACCCTAATGATAATCTACCCCCTCAACTAATTACCACAAtttacctctcaaactaccaagacaatgacaatgtaccttccaatgctagcaaaatgaagaaattatccctatagaattttcaataagacaaaattacctttaaaattttgaaaaaaaaaaaaaaatgagtatttttgtttttattttaataaggataatttcgtaatttttttttttaaattaggggtacattgtcattgttttaatagtttgggCGGTAAATtatcacaattgatagtttgagtgGTAGATTGTCATCGAATGGTAGTTTGAGTGGGTTAagtgaacttaaaaaaaaaaaaaaaaaaaaaaaaaaaaaagaagcaagctTCTGGTGCCACGTCACTAGCTCGCTGTTGGAAAGTTGAAACCGTCGTGGAGCTGAATTGAGAATTGAGCGCTTTCGGTTCCcgcaactttctttttcttcttcatcttcttcatcacacTCCCTCACTCTAATTCCATTTCCACTTTCAAGTCTGTTGGGAAACCCTAGCCATTGTTACACAAGctgaatttgagagagagatagaaggAGCAAGACAGAAATGGGGAACTTGATGAACAAGGAGCCTCCACCGCCAATGGTGCTCGTCCCACCTCTCTTCGATTTCCCGCCCCTCGCTGCTCGTACCAGGTTTCCCCTATCTCCCTCCGTTTTTCCATTCCTGGTTATACATTATAAACGTGTCTGCATCTATATCTGACCAATTGAATTCTGCATATAAAAAGTTTTCAGTTTAGAGTTCCTTTTATAACAATGTCTCATCACTTCATTGTATGCTTAAATTTAATTAGCACTAGTTTAGCTGCAGTCAATTCTAGAATTTGGACTTTGAATGATTCACCTGCAAGGAAGTTCTGGTTATGTTAATTTGAGCAATCTATAATGAATCAATTCATGCTTAATAATTTGGAATATCAGGTCTTAATTTTGCAGgtttattgttaatttgttaccATTTGGTTTACATGAAGTGGCTGTTAAAAGCCCTTTGTATGAACAAGGTGTTGGGTGCATTTTCTAATATTGGGGTTTGATCCCTAAAGGGAGTGAGATTTTCGCGTCTTGTATAACTTGTTGGGAAGTTGGAATAACTTTTAATGAGGCTTCTATGACATGATGCAGGATGTTGGAGTCGTCATATAACTTCTTGTTTGGGAAGCTTGCTTTGAAATGCCTTTTTGAGGACTATTTTGAAGAAGCAAGGCATTTTAGCGCAAGAATTATGCTTAAGCCAATTGATGACCCTAATGTGGATTTGGTTGCTACAGTATCCATGGAAATTCTGACTTTCACTGAATTTGTCTAGTTGTTGTGCGAGATTGGTTCTTTTGCTGTTGTTTTATATTAAATCCTCTTGTTGAAATGTGAATTTTGAGGAATAAAGCAAGGagaatatattttctttccctTAATTTGATTAGGTTTCAGGTCCGCTTGATCATAAGCCTGAGGAGAAGATTGTAGGAAACGCTCTGTTTCGCTGGCAAAGGTATCGTAGAATGTGTTTACTGGTTCATCACGTCTTCTTTGTTCCCAACACATTCTATGCTAATTCTGTTATTAAACAATACTTTAATGCTTCTTTATATGAACAGTGATATTGATGATCCTCATACGTTCGTGGACCTTTTTGTATCAAACTCTGACCCGTAAGGAACATTTATCTGAAGTAAATAATTTTACTTTCTAAATAAGGTCATCTCTCCCCCCTGGCCGGTTTTCCCCTATTCAAGCTGTAATTCTTTAAATGCTACTGTACATGCTGTCACTTCAGGATTTTACAGATGAGGTCAAGTGCGTACCATCCTAAATATGGATTTGGAGCATTTGGCATTTTTCCATTATTACTGAAGAAAAGGTGGGTTCATATCAGTAAACCCATTCATATGGCATCTTCAGCTAGCTGGTAGTTACAAAGATCAGATGCATTTTATTGACAAAACTAAATATTCCTGCAGAGTGTCTTCCGAAGATTATGGTGTTATGGGATTGAGATATGGGTCGGGAAATTTATCATTTGGAGCCACGCTTATGCCTTTTTCCCGTATGTGACCTCAAATTTAGGACAATGAATTTCCTCTGGTTCCTTAGAATATAATTCTgccatatttataaaaaaaaatttaaaaaaatttaaaaaaattttaaaaaagagagaaagagagaaagagagaatataaTTCTGCCGTAATTACTATTTTGATAACCTATGAGggttattcttaaaaaatatatactgaTGGGTTTGTACAGTATAACACTTGGTATTAAATTTTTTCCCCATTTCTTGTTCAATAacttcaatttgtttaataCAAGATGTTAGAATTTTAATCAATTGTTTTGAAGCTTAAATATTTGTTAGTTCTTAGAGGATTGGAGGGAATGGAGGGCCCTTTTTCCCCCTTACAAGAAACTCCTTCAAAAGTGGTAATAGGCCTCAAAAAGTCTTTGCATATATTGCAAGGACCtcattaagataataaattattcattttgCCCCTTCACCCTCCTTCTTCCCAATTaagattgaaaaggaaaaaaggaaagtaGAAATATCCGGTCAACCCTTGTGAGTCTACATTTGAAAATCGAGATAAAAATTCTTCTGTTTTCCATGTTTGCCTCATTTAACTTTTTGTTTGTAACTTTGGAAATCTCATCTTTACACTCCCCACCCAAATATATTGGATACGAGATGAAAACTTCTGAATGTACTCATCATACTTTGCAGTGAAAGATAAATTCCCAAGAAATGCATGGTTCATAAGCAAGATGGGAAGACTAACTGCTGGGGTGCAATACGAGCCACAGTGTAAGCTTTACTCAATGAAATCAGTTTTGCAAAATTCCAAGTTCAgtttattcaaatttttatgtCAATTCGTTAAACCATTAGATAAGTTCGAGAATCTTTTTCTTTGGCCTAGAATGAAGTTTTGTCTTCTCACAGGTTTTCTGttgtaattatatatttttatttagcgTTGGATATCTCTTTAATATGTTCACTTGGGAGTGTCAAACTCGAGCTTTTTTTATGGACAAACCATGAAAGAAATACCATTCACCAATGGGAATGCTTTACATAAATGTTTCCATTAACCTATGGGTTGAATATGATTATATTGTTGATTTCATTATTACTTTTCATAATTCTTTCAAATATGCCATGTTCCATATCTGTAAATTGTAATATGAACACAATATCATGTGTGATTGGAATTTGAGCAAGAttgtaattgatttttattgtttacCTTGTTGATGATGTTTGTTTTTAGATGAAAACAAAGACGGTGcaaaatataaacatttaatGAATTGGAGTTGTGCAATTGGCTATGGAGTAGGATCTGGCAGCCCCTTGAGCCCATCTTTCAATTTTGGTCTTGAACTTGCCAAAAGCTCTCAGGTTATTTTTCAGATagttcaatttatttttgaattttctccaaaatctcactctctctctctctcgctctctctacTAAATAATGGCTTCCTTAGTATTGCAACTAGTTTCAATATCTTGGCTATAAATGAGACAGTTGAAGCATTCACATAATCTAAAACTGAGAAGAAGATGGGATACTTGAGATTGTTTGAGCACTGTGAGCTTGTCTTTAACCTCTACATGAAATGTGATCAAGAAAGAAGCTGACTTATTTGTCTTTGTGAAAGTATGTATCCCACGGGTACTTCAAAACTTCTTACACTTGCAAATAGCTCTATGTTTCCAGAATTCCTGGACTCCTTGGCATTGTTCTCTGTCAGAATGTCATTTAAAAGAGAAGTAATTATGTTGCTTTTGTGCCCATGTTCCCCTGATGCCCACATTTGataaattttacttaaaaatggAAAAGCAAGATAGAATTAGCCTCTGTGTATATCTTGTTTTAACTGTTTAATTGCTTAATGAATCTATGTTGGATTTAAGATGACATTCTGGTAAAAGGTTTAGTGTATGATTCCTGAATGTCCTTTATGGGAAAAATGGTTTGGGATTCAACCTAATCTAAGTAGATATATGAACAACTTTTTATCATGTTTTGCTCCACCAGTCTAATTCATGTGGCCatctaaaaagtaaaatatacgGGTTAACATGTGACTGGAGGCAGGGTAGGGATCTGCTGCCATTCATTTGGATAtataaaatgctaaaaatcaccAGTCAACATGTGATTGGAGGGAGGGTATCGATCTGCCACCCCAACTCAATGTGCTCATGAGAGGAATTTATATTACAACTGTGGCCCAGTCTCTGCATAATACAACAGTATAGGAACTTGAGGAAGAATATATCACCACAACAATACAATTTTTATCTTGGGGTCAATGTGCTAACGATGGTTCcccttttgatatatattttttttgttgttgaatggATCCCCTTTTGATATATTCCACAATGGAATTAGTTTTGGGTCAACCTCCTGCAAAGTAATTCCCTTGATGCCTCCCAAGCTTCATGGAATTAAGTGCATCTatgcttgattttatttcagATACGTGACTTGTAAAGTTCTGTGCTTCTTCACTTTACAAGTCATACATCAGAAATAAAATCGAGCATAGATGCACTTCTTCATTTGGGCCATTtacttattaacaaaaaaaaatgttatgtgcTTCTTCACTGAAATTTGCATACTGATACAACGTGCAGTTCATTGCCTCATTCTATCAACACGTGGTTGTCCAAAGACGGGTATGTGtctggttttttgttttcctttttcatgtC
This window of the Corylus avellana chromosome ca5, CavTom2PMs-1.0 genome carries:
- the LOC132180749 gene encoding uncharacterized protein LOC132180749 codes for the protein MGNLMNKEPPPPMVLVPPLFDFPPLAARTRMLESSYNFLFGKLALKCLFEDYFEEARHFSARIMLKPIDDPNVDLVATVSGPLDHKPEEKIVGNALFRWQSDIDDPHTFVDLFVSNSDPILQMRSSAYHPKYGFGAFGIFPLLLKKRVSSEDYGVMGLRYGSGNLSFGATLMPFSLKDKFPRNAWFISKMGRLTAGVQYEPQYENKDGAKYKHLMNWSCAIGYGVGSGSPLSPSFNFGLELAKSSQFIASFYQHVVVQRRVKNPLEEDEIVGITNYIDFGFELQTRVDDANTSNNPESTFQVAASWQANKNFLLKGKMGPLSSSISLAFKSWWKPSFTFNISATRDRIFGKTACGFGIRVENLREASYQRADPNFVMLTPNKEHLAEGIVWKIGKRPMLQSDVNAGNFDGLPRELRPFDKIL